AAATTATCGTATTAATGCAAATCAATAAGGAGCAAAATCTTGTCTCGATTTTCGAGGGCATTTTTCAATCAAATGATTTAGAATTACGTGATGCACTTATGCGTAATCGCCTCATTGAAGTAGAATGGCTATCGAATCGATTCGTTGATATTTTTGGCGAAGAGGCAAGACCCTATACACTAGAACTATCCATATTATTTTTTGGAATGGTACAGCATTTATCAATGTCATTTCGTACATTTTATGGTGTCACAGTAGATGTTAAAAAGGTTGTAAAGATTGCCTTTCGAAATATTAAAGTAGTGTTACCCGAAATGATTGCAACAAATGACGTTATTATAGGAGCAGGGTCACTCCAATTAATTGAAGGAAACACGCACTATCAACCAATTACAAAAGATATGATTTTAAATAAACTAGAAGGCTTTTTATCTGAATTGCAATATGAAGATATCCATACAGTGGGCATCCAGTTTACGCAAACGTTAATCGAACAATTAACTGAAGATACATTGCGTAGCTCAGTGGTCGAAGCTTTATTAAAACCATTTCGCTCTTCATTTTCAAATACCTCACATGAAGCTGAATCGATTGAACTCTCCAATATGCTGTGGTTTTTCGTAAAAAACTTTAAAGAAGCATAAAACAGGTTACGCCAAAGGAATTTTACCTTAGCGTAACCTGTTTTTATTTGCTGTTATCTATTGATCGCTATAAAACAGCCGATCTCTTTATTTACTACTCATGAGCATTTTTCAATACAGAATTTGGAACCAATTGCATTTATCTAATAAAATCCGTTCTGCTACGCTACGGGGGACGCTTTTCTGGGGGCGTGGCTACAACTAACTCATTTGTGCCTCTTACGGGTGCACAAATGAGTGGATTTTCCGCACACGCTTGATCCCCTAGAAGTCGCCCCCTACACTTCGCGGCACTCTACACAAACTAAAGTTGGTTTTTATAACAAAGATTTTGAATAAAGTTTGGTGAATCAAGCGCTGTTATTGAAATAAAGTAAAAAGTTAGTCTAAGAATGATTATATTTTAACGCAATAAAAGTAGCTAATTTCATTGCCATAGGTAACTTTTAATCAAAGATACAATATTGTATACAGCGTACTATTTTATTCATCACCGAAACCCCTGCTCCTGTCGCTATGCTTTCGTCGCAAAAGAACAATCAAATCACACGGCATTTGATTGTTCTTTGCCTCGCGATAGCGCAAGCGGCAGTATTTTACGATCTTAATTATTTGAGAAAAAGTAACATTTTAGATTGGCGGGCCTTGCATGCGGCATTAAAGACAGTCAAGAAAAAGTCTAAAACCCTTTTTAGACTTTTTCTTTGCGCCGAGGATAGTAAAATCGCGATTTTACTACCCGCAGAAGCAGTAATGCTCCTTTCGCTACGCTTTCGTAACATTATTTAAAGTCAGTCAATACTGACTTTAAATATGCTGTCATGCCGTAGCCCGCCGAATATAAGTAGATTGCACTTGATCCATTTTTTGTTAGTAAATTTGTTCAATGTTATTTACTAGTTGAAATATGCACTTTTAGTTGCTTCCCTTTAACAGGTGTAGTTTTCATTGCATTCAACACAATTTTACCTTTACCGTTTAAAATTTCGATAAATGTAGATGTATCTAAAATGGTAATGATGCCGATATCTGCTGCGGTGATACCTGGAATTTTACATAATGTGCCGACAAAATCAACGGCGCGTAGCTTTTTCTTTTTACCGCCATTGAAGTAAAGCTTAGTAATATTGGCATCAACCTTAGCGCTTTTTTGCTTTTTCTTTTGTGGACGGGTTTGCATTTTTTTATCAAATGCCTCTGCCTTAACTTCTACTTCTTCATGTGTTGGTAGAGCCGCAATCGGAATTTTATTCCCAATATATTGCTCAATTCCTGCTAAAAAGTCGTATTCAAAAGGTGTCACAAACGTAACTGCCTTCCCTTCTTTCCCAGCACGACCTGTACGACCTGTTCGGTGCACATATGCCTCTTTTTCCATCGGCAAATCATAGTTAATGACTAACGAAATATTATCAATATCAATGCCGCGCGCTGCGACATCTGTTGCGACTAAATAACGAAAATCTCCGCGCTTATAGTCATTCATTACCATTAAGCGCGTCGATTGTTCCATACCACCATGTAGTTGGTCGACGCTATATTCACGATCATATAAATAATCATACACTTCATCTACTCGTGCTTTCGTACGACAAAATATGATACATGTATCAGGATTTTCAATAACCGCCACCTTTTCTAGTGCTGATAGCTTTTCTTCCTCCGGTACTTCAATGACCACATGTTCAATTTTTGGCGCTTGCTGTTCGGAATGTACTTCAATATCAAGCGCATTCTTTAAATGACGGCCCGCAAGCGACTTAATTTCATCAGGTACTGTTGCAGAAAATAGCATTGTTACATGTGGTTCGGTAATATGTGACAGGATGGCCTCTACTTGTTCAATAAAGCCCATATTGAGCATTTCATCGGCTTCATCTAAAATCACATATCGAATTTTTTCTAGTTTTAATGTGCCTTTTTCAATATGATCAAGTACGCGACCCGGTGTTCCAACCGCAACATGCGTTTTTTGCTTTAGTTCATCTTGCTGATAACGGAAAGGTTGTTTTCCATAAAGTGCTGCTGCTTTTACACGTTTGTAGCGACCGATATTGGTGAATTCTTCTTTTACTTGCACGGCTAACTCGCGCGTTGGTGTTAATACTAATGCTTGCGGTTTGTTTTCTAACCAGTCAATGTTTTCGCAAATCGGAATCGCAAAGGCGGCTGTTTTCCCACTGCCTGTTTGTGCTTTAACGATTAAATCTACATTATTTAATGCGTGAGGCAATACTTTTTGCTGCACTTCTGAAGGAGAAATGTAGTCTAAATCACGTAACGCCTGTATTATTTCTCTTGTTAAATTGTATTGTTTAAAGTCGTTTGACATTTATTTCCCTCATTTTCTGTTAATGGATTATTCCTGGGTCTACGATTGCGATGAATTTACGCGTAGCTTGTGAT
This portion of the Solibacillus daqui genome encodes:
- a CDS encoding DEAD/DEAH box helicase → MSNDFKQYNLTREIIQALRDLDYISPSEVQQKVLPHALNNVDLIVKAQTGSGKTAAFAIPICENIDWLENKPQALVLTPTRELAVQVKEEFTNIGRYKRVKAAALYGKQPFRYQQDELKQKTHVAVGTPGRVLDHIEKGTLKLEKIRYVILDEADEMLNMGFIEQVEAILSHITEPHVTMLFSATVPDEIKSLAGRHLKNALDIEVHSEQQAPKIEHVVIEVPEEEKLSALEKVAVIENPDTCIIFCRTKARVDEVYDYLYDREYSVDQLHGGMEQSTRLMVMNDYKRGDFRYLVATDVAARGIDIDNISLVINYDLPMEKEAYVHRTGRTGRAGKEGKAVTFVTPFEYDFLAGIEQYIGNKIPIAALPTHEEVEVKAEAFDKKMQTRPQKKKQKSAKVDANITKLYFNGGKKKKLRAVDFVGTLCKIPGITAADIGIITILDTSTFIEILNGKGKIVLNAMKTTPVKGKQLKVHISTSK
- a CDS encoding TetR/AcrR family transcriptional regulator produces the protein MNLRKRQVLETALQLFIEKGFHNTSIQDILSKSMISKGTFYNYFSSKNECFMAILEQVRYEASIRRHEILHGNDPSDENILIEQIIVLMQINKEQNLVSIFEGIFQSNDLELRDALMRNRLIEVEWLSNRFVDIFGEEARPYTLELSILFFGMVQHLSMSFRTFYGVTVDVKKVVKIAFRNIKVVLPEMIATNDVIIGAGSLQLIEGNTHYQPITKDMILNKLEGFLSELQYEDIHTVGIQFTQTLIEQLTEDTLRSSVVEALLKPFRSSFSNTSHEAESIELSNMLWFFVKNFKEA